The following proteins are encoded in a genomic region of Streptomyces collinus Tu 365:
- a CDS encoding DoxX family protein, translating into MNIAYWIVAGLLALFYLYAGTLKVIRTRDRLRPMMAWVDRVPLPAVRALGAVEILGATGLVLPPLTGVAPASAPAAALGFVLLQTGAMAVHLTGEDRRIALNIALAATAAVTAWLATGPLTH; encoded by the coding sequence ATGAACATCGCCTACTGGATCGTCGCGGGACTCCTCGCCCTGTTCTACCTCTACGCCGGGACGCTGAAGGTCATCCGCACCCGTGACCGGCTCCGGCCGATGATGGCCTGGGTCGACCGCGTGCCGCTGCCCGCCGTCAGGGCGCTGGGAGCGGTCGAGATACTCGGCGCGACCGGTCTGGTCCTGCCGCCCTTGACCGGCGTCGCGCCCGCGTCGGCGCCGGCCGCCGCCCTCGGCTTCGTCCTCCTGCAGACCGGTGCCATGGCCGTCCACCTGACGGGCGAGGACCGCCGGATCGCACTCAACATCGCCCTCGCGGCCACCGCGGCCGTGACCGCCTGGCTGGCGACCGGTCCCCTCACCCACTAG